In Magnetospirillum sp., the sequence AGAACCGAGGGCTGCTGGTTGGCGATCGACAGCGACTGGATGCCGAGCTGCTGGCGAACCTGCAGCGCCTGCACCGAAGCCGAAGCCTTGCCGATGTCCGCGTCGACGATGGCGCCGAGACCGGTCGTCGTTGCGTCCACGATCGAGTTCACGAAACTCGACTGCAGCTGCAAGGTCCGGGTTTCGGCCGCGTTGGCGCCGAGCGAGGTGGCAACCGCCTGCTGGAAGGTCGAGAGGTTGTTGAGGCCGGCAGCCGCATCCGACGCCGAGGCGACGATGTTGGCGGTCGTGGCGAAGGTGTTGAAGGCCAAATCGACCGACGACTGCGACGTCATGGTCAACGACGTGCCGTTGGTGTCGGCAAGGAACGTCTTGTCCGTCGAAGCTCCCGACAGCAGGTTCGAGCCGTTGTAGTTGGCCTGGCTGATGAAGTTGGCGACCTGCGAGGTCATCGCGTTGAAGTCGGCCGTGTAGATGGCGCGCTGGTTCGCGCTGATCGACCCGTCGGCGAGCTGCGTGATTTTGGCCTGCAGGTTACCGATCAGGTTCGAGATGTTTGTGAGGGCCGCCTGCGTGACCGAGCCGAGGCCCACACCGTTGGCGAGCGAAGCTTGCACGGCCTGGTAGGCCTGCAGGTTGCCGCGAATGCCTTGGGCCACCGAAAAGGTCGAGGCATCGTCGGCCGCATCGGCGACGCGATACCCAGTCTGCACCTGCTTGGAGGCGACGTTCAAATTTGCTTGCGTCGTACGCAGCGAGGCCAAAGCCACCATCGCGCCGACATTTGTATTGATTGAATTCGACATATTCATATCCTCGGTTTTTGGAGGGGCAATCCTAACGTTCTGCTAGGCTTCGTAGGTTGAGAGAAGTACGCGTCGTCGTGACTTGCTTTGCGAAACGGCCGAACCGCCTTGACTGCGACTCGAACCGATAGTGCCTAACCCGCTTAGTATGGGGTAGGTGGGCCTGTTTAGGCAAAAGCAGCCGTATGGCTGCTGCCTTAGCGGAACAGGCCGAGAAGAACCGAAGGCTGCTGGTTGGCGATCGACAGCGACTGGATGCCGAGCTGCTGGCGAACCTGCAGTGCCTGCACCGAAGCCGAAGCCTTGCCGATGTCGGCGTCGACGATGGCGCCGAGACCGGTCGTCGTTGCGTCCACGATCGAGTTCACAAAACTCGATTGCAGCTGCAAGGTCCGGGTTTCGGCCGCGTTGGCGCCGAGCGAGGTGGCAACCGCCTGTTGGAAGGTCGAGAGGTTGTTGAGACCGGCGGCCGCATCCGACGCCGAGGCGACGATGTTGGCGGTCGTGGCGAAGGTGTTGAAGGCCGCGTCGACCGACGACTGCGAGGTCATGGTCAGCGACGTGCCGTTCGTGTCCGCCAGGAACGTCTTGGCCGTCGAGGCTGCCGACAGCAGGTTGGAGCCGTTGTAGTTGGCCTGACTGATGAAGTTGGCGACCTGAGAGGTCATCGCGTTGAAATCGGCCGTGTAGATGGCGCGCTGGTTCGCGCTGATCGACCCGTCGGCGAGCTGCGTGATCTTGGCCTGCAGGTTGCCGATCAGGTTCGAGATGTTTGTGAGGGCCGCCTGCGTGACCGAGCCGAGGCCCACACCGTTGGCGAGCGAAGCTTGCACGGCCTGGTAGGCCTGCAGGTTGCCGCGAATGCCTTGCGCCACCGAGAAAGTCGAGGCATCGTCGGCCGCATCGGCGACGCGATAGCCAGTCTGTACCTGCTTAGAGGCCACGTTCAAATTCGCTTGTGTCGTACGCAGCGAGGCCAAAGCCACCATCGCGCCGACATTTGTATTAATCGAATTAGACATAGCCTAACCCCTTCCTTTCTAGGGCCAAACTTAGCATTCTGCCAAGGTTGCAAACTGTCCGTCGTACTATTCGTCAGGGCAATATCCGCGCCCGCATTAATAATATGATGCCTTGTCGGTAAAATGACAAGAAAAAAATGAATGCATTTCGCAAAAAAGCGCATAAAAATTTACGGACTTAGTTGGTAAACGCAAATGGGAATGCTAAGCTCTTAATTTATCAGGGTAAACAGACGTTTACGTTTGCAGTGATCCTTCGAATGACGAATCTCATATATAAGAGAGTGTAATCTTTGATTCTACGCCGCCAAAGACCGAAACACGCTAGCTTTGCCCAGCGACGGCAAGGCCGACGATTCGAGAAACAAGCCGCAAATGAGCGATCTTACAGCGATCTTTCGGCGCGCGATGGCCCATCACCAAGCGGGTGAATGGGTGCCGGCTGCACAAGCCTATGGCGAATTAATTGCAGGAGGTATTGAAGTACCTCTCGTCTATATGTCGCTCGGTGCTGTCGAGCTTGCGCTCGAGCGCTATGAAGCGGCCGCCGCCAATCTGCGCAAAGCCGTGCGCCTCGATCCGGCCAATGCCGAAGCGTATGCAAATCTTGGCCACGCGCTCGCCAAGCTCGCCGATTGGCGCGTTGCTGCCGACGCCTACGGCCAAGCCGCACGGCTTGCGCCGAATTTCGGCGACGCGCTGGTCGAGCAGGGCGTCTGCTTCGAAGCCTTGCAGGATTACGCTGCAGCTGAAGCTTGTTTTGTGCGTGCCTGCACGGCCATGCCGAATTCGGCGCGCGCGCACGCGCTGCTGGCGCGTGCGCGCCATCGCCGCCGCGCCCTCGACCCGGCGATCGAAAGCTACCGGGCCGCCCTTGCCGCATCGCCGGGTGCGGCCGACCTCTGGAACAATCTGGGTGCCGCCTTGCACGAAAAGGCGGATCTCGACGCGGCTGAAGCGGCGTTTGGCCGGGCCATCGCACTCGATCCGCAGCTTGCCCTTGCGCACGCCAATCTCGGCGCCTTGCTGCTCGACCGCGACGCACGCGGGCAAGCCAAAGCCGCCTACGCGACCGCGCTTGCGCTCGCCCCCGGCAATGTCGGCGCGCGCCTTGGCGTCTGTTTTGCCGAACTGCCGATCCTCTACGAAACGGCGGCCGAAATCGATGCAGCACGATCCGCCTATGCGCGGGCCCTCGACGAGACGGTTGCCGCACTCGATCTCGACGCCCCCGGCATCGCCGCCGACGTGGCGGCGGCCGTCGGCCTGCAGCAGCCGTTCTTTCTGCCCTACCAGGCGCGCAACGATGCCGATCTGCAGCGTCGCTACGGCGCCTTCGTTGCCGCCGCGATGGCGCGCACCTATCCCCAATGGTCACAGAAACTCGGCAATCCGCCGCGCGAACCGGACGGGCGTTTGCGCATCGGGTTCGTCACCGGCTATTTCCGCCAGCATTCGATCTGGAAATTGTTTCGCGGCTGGATCGAAACTCTCGACCGCACGCGATTTGTCGTGACCGGCTACATGACGGCAATGGCCGACGATGCGCAGACGCGCCAAGCGCGTGCGGCGTGCGACGTTTTCGTCGAAGGCCTGCCGGGCTTCGAAGCACTTGCCGCGCGTATCTTCGCCGACCGGCCGCATGCGTTGATCTACCCCGAGATCGGCATGGATCCGATCTCGCACAAGCTCGCCACACTGCGGCTTGCCCCCGTGCAATGCACAAGCTGGGGCCATCCGGAGACTTCGGGCTTGCCGACGATCGATTGGTTCTTGACGAGCGATCTTATGGAGCCGCCCGTCGAAGCTGCGCGCTATACCGAGCGCGTGCTGCGCCTGCCGGGCCTGTCGATCGACTATGCGCCGCCCGCCGTCGAGCCTGCACACGTCGATGCCGCGAAATACGGGCTGCGTGCGGGGGCCATGCGTTTCCTGTGCTGCCAGTCGATCTTCAAATATCTGCCACAGGACGATGATGTGCTGGCGCGCATCGCGGCTTCAGTGCCCGACAGCCAGTTCGTGTTTCTGGGTCACCCGACGGCCCCGCAACTCACGCAGCGTTTCCAAGCAAGGCTCGCCAAAGCATTTTCTGCGCGCGGGGCATCGGCCGATTGCCAGATCGCGATGTTGCCGCCGCTCGATCTTGCGCATTATGCGGGCCTCAATCGCGTCTGCGATCTGTTTTTGGATTCGCTGCGTTGGTCGGGCGGCAACACCGCACTTGAGGCGATCGCACAAGGTCTGCCGGTGCTGACCTGGCCCGGCGATTTGATGCGCGGCCGGCACAGTGCCGCGATCCTGACAATGGCGGGCTTGGACGAAGGCATTGCCGCAAACCCCGACGATTATGTCGCCAAGGCGGTTGCGTTCGCAGCCGACCGTGCGGCCCTTGCGGCATATAAAGCGCGCACGGTCGAGCGACAGCATTTGCTGTGGCGCGATGCGCGCACGACTGCTTCCCTCGGCGACTTTCTTGCGCGCGAAGGTGCGCCATGAGCACGGCGCATTACGACCAAGCCGCTAAAGCAATGGCGGCCGGCAATCTTGAAATGGCCGAAGCCCTGTTCGCAGCCCAGCTCGCCGCCGATCCGATGCATCTGCCGAGCCTCGTCGATGGCGGGGTTGCAAGCTTCGTGCTCGGCAAGCCCGAGCGGGCGGTCGCGATGTTCGAAGCCGCCTTGCGCCAGATCCCCGATAATCTCGCCGTCGTCACCAACCTCGCGCGTGCGTTGATGGCGGCGGGGCGCAACGTTGCGGCCGAAGGCGTGTGGCGCAGCTTGCTGGCGCGCGCGCCTCGCGACTTCAACGCGCAGTACGAACTTGCCAAGACTCTGCTTGTGCAGGCGCGCCACGACGAAGCGCTCGCGGGCTTCGAGGCCGCCCTTGCGTTGGCCGAGGGGCCGTTGCGCATGCAATGCTGGCGCGGCTACCTCAACACGCTCAATTATTTCGACACGATCTCGCCGACGCGCGTGCGCGACGAGAACCGGCGCTTTGCCGCTGCCTATACGCCGCTCGAAAAGCCGCAGCCCTTCGCCAACGCGCGCGATCCTGCGCGGCGCCTGCGCATCGGCTATGTCACGTCCGATCTCTATTCGCACTCGGTTGCGCGCAGCATGCTGGGCTTGTTCGCGCATCGCAACGCTGCGGATTTCGAAATCTTTGTCTATGCCGAGATCGACCGGCCCGACGCGGTCACGCAGCGCTTCCAAGCGGCCTCGGACCATTGGATTTCGACGCGGGGGGCAAGCGACGCCGAAGTCGCCGCACGCATCCGCGCCGACGGCATCGACATTCTGGCGTTGATCGCAGGCCATTTCGACAAGAACCGCATCGGCGTGCTGCTGCAGCGGGCTGCCCCCCTGCAGATCTCGATCGGCGACGTCGCTACGCACGGGACGACGGCCATCGACGCCGCGATCTTCGATCCGACGATGCTGGCGGGCAGGGGCGATCTGTTCGACGAGCGGCCCTTGCGCCTGCGTTTCGACTATGTGCATCCGCCGATCACCGACGCTCCGCCGGTGGCTGCACCGCCGAGCTCGCGCAACGGCTATGTCACGTTCGGCTCGGCCAACAACCCGGCCAAAATGTCCGGCCGCACGTTCGATCTGTGGGCGGCGGCCTTGCATGCCGTGCCGAATTCGCGCCTCGTGCTCAAATTCATGCGCGCCTTCGGCGAGCCTGCGATGCGCGATCTGTTCGCGTCGCGCTTTGCCGCACGCGGCATCGATGCC encodes:
- a CDS encoding flagellin — protein: MSNSINTNVGAMVALASLRTTQANLNVASKQVQTGYRVADAADDASTFSVAQGIRGNLQAYQAVQASLANGVGLGSVTQAALTNISNLIGNLQAKITQLADGSISANQRAIYTADFNAMTSQVANFISQANYNGSNLLSGASTDKTFLADTNGTSLTMTSQSSVDLAFNTFATTANIVASASDAAAGLNNLSTFQQAVATSLGANAAETRTLQLQSSFVNSIVDATTTGLGAIVDADIGKASASVQALQVRQQLGIQSLSIANQQPSVL
- a CDS encoding tetratricopeptide repeat protein yields the protein MSDLTAIFRRAMAHHQAGEWVPAAQAYGELIAGGIEVPLVYMSLGAVELALERYEAAAANLRKAVRLDPANAEAYANLGHALAKLADWRVAADAYGQAARLAPNFGDALVEQGVCFEALQDYAAAEACFVRACTAMPNSARAHALLARARHRRRALDPAIESYRAALAASPGAADLWNNLGAALHEKADLDAAEAAFGRAIALDPQLALAHANLGALLLDRDARGQAKAAYATALALAPGNVGARLGVCFAELPILYETAAEIDAARSAYARALDETVAALDLDAPGIAADVAAAVGLQQPFFLPYQARNDADLQRRYGAFVAAAMARTYPQWSQKLGNPPREPDGRLRIGFVTGYFRQHSIWKLFRGWIETLDRTRFVVTGYMTAMADDAQTRQARAACDVFVEGLPGFEALAARIFADRPHALIYPEIGMDPISHKLATLRLAPVQCTSWGHPETSGLPTIDWFLTSDLMEPPVEAARYTERVLRLPGLSIDYAPPAVEPAHVDAAKYGLRAGAMRFLCCQSIFKYLPQDDDVLARIAASVPDSQFVFLGHPTAPQLTQRFQARLAKAFSARGASADCQIAMLPPLDLAHYAGLNRVCDLFLDSLRWSGGNTALEAIAQGLPVLTWPGDLMRGRHSAAILTMAGLDEGIAANPDDYVAKAVAFAADRAALAAYKARTVERQHLLWRDARTTASLGDFLAREGAP
- a CDS encoding flagellin, with translation MSNSINTNVGAMVALASLRTTQANLNVASKQVQTGYRVADAADDASTFSVAQGIRGNLQAYQAVQASLANGVGLGSVTQAALTNISNLIGNLQAKITQLADGSISANQRAIYTADFNAMTSQVANFISQANYNGSNLLSAASTAKTFLADTNGTSLTMTSQSSVDAAFNTFATTANIVASASDAAAGLNNLSTFQQAVATSLGANAAETRTLQLQSSFVNSIVDATTTGLGAIVDADIGKASASVQALQVRQQLGIQSLSIANQQPSVLLGLFR